TGAGGGTATCGTAAACATGCCCTGTAAAACGGATTGAGCAAGCCTTGAGCGAACCGGAGATTCTTCCGGCCGTTCTTTATCCGCAGGTGATTTCACCCTTTTTTTATATTTGGCAAAAATTATCCCGCAGCCTGTGCATTCGCTCAGGCCGTCCGCCTGTTCAGCTCCGCAATTAGGACAAATCATTATTCTGTTATCCCGTTCTTCGGTTTCTATTCTTACCATATATACATCCATTCCTGAAACACCGGCTATTGTATGTTGATAAAAATAAGTTATAATATAATTTATAAAAATCATATAAATTGGCGGACGGATGGAGAAGGTAAAGCCGGTTTCCTTGAATGCTGATTTTTACAGAAAGCTTATCGAGGACGCCAATATAATAATCTTTAGAATGGCCCTGCCTGAAGGAAAATTCGAGTATGTAAGCCCTGGGTGTATCGAGATAACAGGCTATGAACCGCAGGAATTCTATGACGATCCCATGCTCATCAGAAAGTTTATCCACCCTGATTGGCAGCCTGTTCTGCAAGAGCGGTTCAATGAAATCTTAATGGGTGAGATAAAGCCCTTTTATGAATATAAGATAATCCATAAGTCGGGAGTGGAAAAATGGATTCACCATAAAAATGTTGTTGAATATGGAAGCGACGGCAGACCTGTAGCAATTGAAAGCGTTATAACCGATGTATCCGGGCTGAAAAAAATTGAGGTTGAACTTGCTGCATCCGAAAACAAGTTTCGCCTGGCATTCAATAACTCTCCCAATATCCTTGCTATAAGCAGTATTGATGATGGCGTTTTTATCGAAGTCAATGACAACTTTGAAAAGATACTGGGCTGGAGGCGTGAAGATATTACAGGCAAATCGGCTTTTGAGCTTGGACTTGTAAGGGATAAAGCCAGAAGGGACGAACTGATTGAGATAATCAAAAGGGATGGCCATATAAGCAGTTATGAAATCGAGATGATTACAAAATCCGGCGAGATAAGGACGGGCGAATTTTCCGCAGAGATAATTGATGTAAACAATAAGAAGTGCCTCATTATGCAGGTCAATGACATAACAGAACGTAAGAAGGTGGAGAAGGCTCTCAAAGAAAGCAGGGAACAGTACAGGCATCTGATATACAATTTTCCAGACGGCATAATCATTCACAAAGAAGGTAAAATCCTGTACGGCAATCCTGCTGCAATGAAGCTCTTCGGATCAATGAATCCTGAAGACTATGCCGGTAAAACCATGTTTGATTTTGTCCCGGAAAATTCTCATGGCCTCCTGATGGAGCGCAGAAGACAGTTCAAGGAAGGAAAAACACCGCCGCAGATTGAAATTAAGTGTTTAGACATCAAAGGAAATTTGATTGATGTCGCGATAACCGTAAGTCATGTCTATTTCAAGGGTGAAAAGGCTGTCATGACCATCTTTCATGATATCACCGACCGAAAAAAAATCGAAGAGGCCCTCTTCAGAAGTGAACAGCAGTATCGTTTGATATCTGAAAATATGCAGGATACGTTGTGGTTGATGGATATGGATTTTAAAACAGTCTGGATCAGCCCTTCGGTGGTAAAAACCAGGGGTTTCACCCTGGAGGAATTGCAGTCCATGCCTATTGACCGGCATTTGACACCAGAGTCTTATGATATCGCCATGAAAATTCTGGCTGAAGAACTGACCCCTGAACGTCTCGCTGACAGGGATTGTGAGATATCCAGAATGGTTGAGCTCGAATTTATCTGCAAGGACGGCACGATATTTACAGGCGAGATCAGAATGACTCTTCTGAGGGATTCGGGAGGCAAACCCATCGGCTTTCTGGGAGTCGGACGCGACATTTCGGAAAGAAAGAAGGCAGAGAACGAGAAGCAGCTGATGGAAAAGCAGATCCAGCAGGCCCAGAAACTCGAGAGCATAGGCGTGCTGGCAGGAGGTATTGCCCATGACTTCAACAACATGCTTACGGCAATAATAGGTAATTCGGAACTCGCTCTTTTGGACATCTCTGAGACGTCCCCGGCCGTACAGCGGTTGCAGAATGTTATTAAGGTGGCAATGAGCGCTGCGGGCCTGTGCAAACAGATGCTCGCATATTCGGGGAAGGGTGCTTTCCAGATGGTACCGATCAATCTGACCGGACTCATTCGCGAGATGGAGCAGATGCTTATAGCCTCGATATCCAAGAAGGCGAAACTTGATCTGATTCTCGATGAAAAGATTCCATTCATAAAAGCCGATCTGCCGCAGATCCAGCAGATAATAATGAATCTTGTAATAAACTCAAGCGAGGCTATAGGAGAAGATACGGGCACTATTACCATTATGACCCGACAGATTGAATGCAGCGGTGAATATCTGAAGACATTGGATCTGGGTGATGAGATGGTTGAGGGTGTTTATGTCTGTATGGAGATATCGGACACAGGCTGCGGCATGGACAGGGAAACCATGGGCAAAATCTTTGACCCTTTCTTCACGACGAAATTCACGGGCAGAGGGCTGGGCCTCGCTGCAGTACTCGGTATAGTGAGGAGCCATAAGGGTGCCCTGAAAATATACAGCGAACCGGGCAGGGGCACGACATTCAAAATCTTCTTCCCGGCAACAGAACCTTTCACGGGCACAAACAAGGTAAAGGCTGAACAGGAGCAGACCTGGCAGGGAAGCGGCACAATAATGCTGGTTGATGATGATGATCAGATCAGAAACGTTTGTAAAAAGATGCTGGAGCGAATCGGTTTTGATGTGATAACTGCCGTTGACGGCAAGGACGCGCTCGACGTTTTCAGGAGGAACAGGGATAAGATAAGATGCGTCATACTGGATATGACCATGCCGATAATGGACGGAAAAGAGGCCTATGGCGAACTTATGCTTATTGATCCTGATGTCAGGGTGATAATAAGCAGCGGCTATAACGGGATCGAAGTGATGAACAGCTTCAAGGAGAAGGGTCCGGACGGCTTCATCCAGAAGCCTTACCAGTTTGAAAATATGAAAGAGGAACTCAAAAAAGTTCTGGGCAGATGACTTGAATCAACTGCAACATGATTTATCAAAAAGCCAGATGCAAATTATACATCAAGAAACTCAGATGTATTATTCCATGGCTTGACGGACTTTGATTGCCAGATCTTTGATTGAGTACGGCTTTTGAAGGAAATTCACCCCTTCTTCAAGCATACCGCGGTTGGATATGACATCTGCCGTATATCCGGAACAGAAAAGGCATTTCAGTCCGGGTTTCATGCCGGTGATTATTTTAGCCAATTCCCATCCATTCATCTTGGGCATAATCACATCTGTGATCAATAAAGATATCCGGTCAATATGATTTTCGGCCATGAGAAGCGCCTCTTTTGGCGTGCTGGCGGTCAATACGGTATATCCCAGATGTTCCAGCATTGTCTTCCCTGTATACAATGCGGCCGTGTCATCTTCCACAATCAGGATGGTTTCACCATGACCGGCATATGGTTTTTCAGGTCTATCAGTGATTTGTTCAATATTCTCAACCTTGCATCGGTGTAAGTAAATATAAAATGTCGATCCCTTGCCCTGCTCGCTGCGGACGTTGATGAATCCTTCATTCTGTTTGACGATTCCATACACTGTAGCCAAACCGAGGCCGGTGCCCTGACCGGCTCCCTTGGTGGTAAAAAACGGCTCGAAGATATGATCAAGTGTATCTTTGTCCATTCCGCTTCCATTGTCACTTACGGCCAACATCACATATTCTCCTGGCATGCAGTCCGCATATCTTGAGCAGAGGGCCTCATCCGCGAGTATATTTCTAGTCTCAATGGTTATCTTCCCGACACCGGCGATTGCATCCCGTGCATTGATGCATAAATTAGCCAGCAACTGGTCGACCTGACTGGGGTCGATCATCACCGGCCATAATCCCATTTCAGGCTTCCAGATCAGTTCGATGTCCTCACCTATCATGCGCCGCAACATCTTGAGCATGCCTTCCACTGACTCATTCATATTCATAATTTTCGGAATGGCGGTTTGTTTGCGTGCAAAGGCGAGGAGCTGTCTTGTCAGATCGGCGGACCGGATGGCCGCATTTTGTATTTCCTTAAGATTGGCAAATACGGGCATCGAATCATCGGTTTTTTGAAGTGCAAGATCGGTATGTCCCATAATGACGCTGAGTATATTGTTGAAGTCGTGAGCCACTCCTCCGGCCAGGCGGCCCACCGCCTCCATCTTTTGCGCTGTTGTCAATTGTTCCTGGAGTTTCATCTTTTCAATTTCCGCATGTTTGAGTTCGGTGATGTCCTGTACGGTCCCGCCTGAGCGTATCGGTTCTCCATCAGGGCTGTAATATGTCTCGCCCTGTTCATGCACATATTTTATCCGCCCGTCAGGAAACAGCAGCCTGTGGACCAGTTTATATGGTTTATTGGTTTGCATGGATTGCTTGAATGCGGTTATGACCATTTCGCGGTCATCAGGGTGGATGTTCTCCATAAATACCTCATAGGACAAACTTGAACGTTGTTTGTCTATCTCGAATATCTGGAAAATCTCATCTGACCAGGTGATTTTATTGGACGTATGATCGAGTTCCCAATGACCGATATGGGCAAGCCGTTGGGCTTCCATCAGTTGTTTCTGGTTTTCGCGGAGAGCCTCTTCCACCTGTCTGCGTTCCGTGACGTCGATGAAACTGGCACGAATCAGTTTCCTGTTTTCGGAAGGCAATCGGACAACGCGAACCTCGCAGTACAGATCCCTGCCATTGGCACTGTGAATAATTCGATCAAATTGAAGATCTTCTCCTGCCAGAACCCGCAAACTGTGATCTGAAATGCTCTCATCCGGATTGCGTCCGTCCGGTTGCTTTTTTACATAGAATCGTTGCGGATCAGATTCGAGAAGTTCATCTCGGCTGCAACCAAAAAGCCTTTCCGCACTGGCGTTTGCATCCACAAATTTCTGCTGATCCACATCATATACTAAAATGGCATCAGGTGCCCGTTCGATGAGGATGCGGTAACGGGATTCGCTTTCACGTGCCTGTTTCTCTGCAATCCTGCGGCGATAGTTCTGTATGATTAAGGCTGTAATCAGGCCGGCCAGAACAAGAAACGCGGCTATCGTACCGACGACAACAGCTTTGTACTGGTTCCAGAGAGTCGGAGGGCGGTTTATTATCAAGGCATTATCCGGAATGAGGCCTGGATTTACACCCCAACGTTTGATCTGTTGCCAGTCAACCATTGGTTTTAAAAAACGCGAGGCAGGTTCGAGAGGAAGCGGATTATCCGTCATAAGGGAAGGCAGGATTCTCCCCAGCATGGTGCTGAGTGCTTGCACGTCAACCATAGAGCCGCCGATGACACCGGTACCCAGTTGCGAGGTGGCAAGACAGAAAACAGGTGCATTGGATGTTTGGGCAAGACTGATTGCTATATCGATCGGCTGATATGTATTTCCGGTAATGTCCGATGAAATGCGAGAGTAGATGACCACTGTTCCTGGAGGCAGGCTTCTCACATGCTCTAGAAGATTGTTCACAGACATGTTGCTGGAATATTCGAAATCCAGCTTTTTTTGCCACGAGCCAAAATCAATCATGGCCTTGTGTTCGAATGACTTGTCAAGATCACCCTTGCCGGAGACAAACAGGACCCTGCGCGTCTCGGGGAAAAGTTTCAATGCAAGCTCCAGCGTCCCACGCACATCGAAGGCCAACGGGCTTTGAAAAATTGGTTTGCCCGTTCGCTCAAGATGCGGTCTCTTCTGGCCGTAAAGAGCTAGACACGGGCTCCCTGGTGAGAGGTTTCTGGCTTCGTTAAGGAGGAAATTGAGGGCATCGTTGAAAACGGTGATAATGAGATCAAATCGTTGCCCGGCGTATTTATCGAGCAAGAGCCGACTGAGCAGAAGACGTTGTTCCCGGGTTTTAGGCGGTGAGATGTCCAAATATTCATATATGAAGTCATCAGGGTTGAGATTTGCGACTTTTCTGGCAGTTTCTAGCCCGGCTGATATCTGTTGTTGGGCGGGTTGGTTGTAGTTGTAGGTGTACAGGATCAGAACACGCTTTTCTTCAGCCTTGTCGACCTTCAATTCGCCCGTGGTTATGGATTTGCCGGAAGCTGCAGTCAACACCATGCAGGACCAGAGAAGGCACAGCAATCGTGTCATGTTCCAACCCATTCCAATATCTCCCCAGAATCATCATTATCAAGTAACAGAATGGTGTAATAATAATGGGCAAATAAATAATATCAAGGAATCCAAAGGATCAGGGCAATATAACGGAAATTCAGATCAGGGCTTACCGCCTTAGCCGTTGCTTTATGCCTTTATCACAAGCTCCTTGCCCAGTTCGAATGCCTTTATATTTATTTCCTGCTTTTCCTTTTTGAATGTCCCTGCCATGACCTCGATAAAGTCAGGTGTGTCGAAAGGCAGATCATCGAGTCCGGCTATCGCCCCCATCATTATTACATTGCTCAGAATCGGTTCGCCAAGCTTGAGCGCCTCGTCTGTTGCATCGACGAATTTCACGTCCGAGGTCAGCTTCAAGAGCGCGTCATTAAGCTCTTCCCTGCTCGGGTATTTCTGATCTCCCGCTATGACGCCCACCGGATAGACCGGCCTCGAATTGCTGAGCACCTTTGTCGACGGATTGCCGTAGCCCGCCATGACCCTGAGTGATTCGATGGGCTCCAGCGCAACGATGAGGTCGGCCTTTCCTTTTGGCATCTGGGGGCTCCATGTGCCTCTGGCGGAGATCCTGATATGGCTCATGACCGAGCCTCCGCGCTGGGATACGCCGAAGGTTTCGCCAATCGTTATTGTATAACCTTTTTTTGCGAGAATATTGCCCAGCATGCGCGATGCGATAACATTACCCTGCCCGCCGACGCCAGTGATTATAACGTTGTAAGGGTCTTTCACGATAGCGCTCATTTTGCCACCTCCGCCTTCTTTATA
This genomic window from Desulfomonilia bacterium contains:
- a CDS encoding PAS domain S-box protein, whose amino-acid sequence is MEKVKPVSLNADFYRKLIEDANIIIFRMALPEGKFEYVSPGCIEITGYEPQEFYDDPMLIRKFIHPDWQPVLQERFNEILMGEIKPFYEYKIIHKSGVEKWIHHKNVVEYGSDGRPVAIESVITDVSGLKKIEVELAASENKFRLAFNNSPNILAISSIDDGVFIEVNDNFEKILGWRREDITGKSAFELGLVRDKARRDELIEIIKRDGHISSYEIEMITKSGEIRTGEFSAEIIDVNNKKCLIMQVNDITERKKVEKALKESREQYRHLIYNFPDGIIIHKEGKILYGNPAAMKLFGSMNPEDYAGKTMFDFVPENSHGLLMERRRQFKEGKTPPQIEIKCLDIKGNLIDVAITVSHVYFKGEKAVMTIFHDITDRKKIEEALFRSEQQYRLISENMQDTLWLMDMDFKTVWISPSVVKTRGFTLEELQSMPIDRHLTPESYDIAMKILAEELTPERLADRDCEISRMVELEFICKDGTIFTGEIRMTLLRDSGGKPIGFLGVGRDISERKKAENEKQLMEKQIQQAQKLESIGVLAGGIAHDFNNMLTAIIGNSELALLDISETSPAVQRLQNVIKVAMSAAGLCKQMLAYSGKGAFQMVPINLTGLIREMEQMLIASISKKAKLDLILDEKIPFIKADLPQIQQIIMNLVINSSEAIGEDTGTITIMTRQIECSGEYLKTLDLGDEMVEGVYVCMEISDTGCGMDRETMGKIFDPFFTTKFTGRGLGLAAVLGIVRSHKGALKIYSEPGRGTTFKIFFPATEPFTGTNKVKAEQEQTWQGSGTIMLVDDDDQIRNVCKKMLERIGFDVITAVDGKDALDVFRRNRDKIRCVILDMTMPIMDGKEAYGELMLIDPDVRVIISSGYNGIEVMNSFKEKGPDGFIQKPYQFENMKEELKKVLGR
- a CDS encoding PAS domain S-box protein produces the protein MGWNMTRLLCLLWSCMVLTAASGKSITTGELKVDKAEEKRVLILYTYNYNQPAQQQISAGLETARKVANLNPDDFIYEYLDISPPKTREQRLLLSRLLLDKYAGQRFDLIITVFNDALNFLLNEARNLSPGSPCLALYGQKRPHLERTGKPIFQSPLAFDVRGTLELALKLFPETRRVLFVSGKGDLDKSFEHKAMIDFGSWQKKLDFEYSSNMSVNNLLEHVRSLPPGTVVIYSRISSDITGNTYQPIDIAISLAQTSNAPVFCLATSQLGTGVIGGSMVDVQALSTMLGRILPSLMTDNPLPLEPASRFLKPMVDWQQIKRWGVNPGLIPDNALIINRPPTLWNQYKAVVVGTIAAFLVLAGLITALIIQNYRRRIAEKQARESESRYRILIERAPDAILVYDVDQQKFVDANASAERLFGCSRDELLESDPQRFYVKKQPDGRNPDESISDHSLRVLAGEDLQFDRIIHSANGRDLYCEVRVVRLPSENRKLIRASFIDVTERRQVEEALRENQKQLMEAQRLAHIGHWELDHTSNKITWSDEIFQIFEIDKQRSSLSYEVFMENIHPDDREMVITAFKQSMQTNKPYKLVHRLLFPDGRIKYVHEQGETYYSPDGEPIRSGGTVQDITELKHAEIEKMKLQEQLTTAQKMEAVGRLAGGVAHDFNNILSVIMGHTDLALQKTDDSMPVFANLKEIQNAAIRSADLTRQLLAFARKQTAIPKIMNMNESVEGMLKMLRRMIGEDIELIWKPEMGLWPVMIDPSQVDQLLANLCINARDAIAGVGKITIETRNILADEALCSRYADCMPGEYVMLAVSDNGSGMDKDTLDHIFEPFFTTKGAGQGTGLGLATVYGIVKQNEGFINVRSEQGKGSTFYIYLHRCKVENIEQITDRPEKPYAGHGETILIVEDDTAALYTGKTMLEHLGYTVLTASTPKEALLMAENHIDRISLLITDVIMPKMNGWELAKIITGMKPGLKCLFCSGYTADVISNRGMLEEGVNFLQKPYSIKDLAIKVRQAME
- a CDS encoding indolepyruvate oxidoreductase subunit beta → MSAIVKDPYNVIITGVGGQGNVIASRMLGNILAKKGYTITIGETFGVSQRGGSVMSHIRISARGTWSPQMPKGKADLIVALEPIESLRVMAGYGNPSTKVLSNSRPVYPVGVIAGDQKYPSREELNDALLKLTSDVKFVDATDEALKLGEPILSNVIMMGAIAGLDDLPFDTPDFIEVMAGTFKKEKQEINIKAFELGKELVIKA